One region of Salvelinus sp. IW2-2015 linkage group LG1, ASM291031v2, whole genome shotgun sequence genomic DNA includes:
- the lactbl1b gene encoding putative beta-lactamase-like 1: MGKTGSKVLREMSMDGVQPQQPSPAAAIEGLTKTKKMKVKWTQLGMVFFLLLSLVMTGCFLWQYQIPKLLPNESMGGNXKSERMCPRFPEPLPLEHPIPTLKEALEKVDTLLRQIINPTSLPSLSAIVIFNNTVLWTGNFGKRNRSDPLSAPPNEYTIYRIASLSKIFPTLMLYRLWDDGKITSLDDPLEKYVDNFTIKNPLGKSRDSELKYVTDGLIFLDSGEVQIRSSSVTLRRMASQLSGLPRRLRATNLLWKGKTQAAVNLLQDDVLVADPGTKCHYSNLAFSLLAHVMAEKVVGLDYQRWINDNILDRLGMEDTGFDITPGIQSQMAVGVYSSGQPAPLYDLGWYRPSGQMFSTAADLAKLAMMLLGAYHRKLLEPDTLKIMLTPLYRCDKDYFANRTGTPWEVNEQLGYEVLRKDGDLDGYSATFSLVPRLKLGXVVLMAGTRPQNQEVVAKAYSLIIPAMERVFREAKKILIPPPNPDPYIGFFTYGNITFYEIKAGADGVLIMQQFGPQIEDLIPERYRTIKLNYLVDRVFRVVFEKEYPCVLRVSTASVSLEAQDGQLFNFYVFDKRGLSPGFDAPGLNTYNVIRIARRPTFSN; encoded by the exons ATGGGGAAGACAGGCAGTAAAGTCCTGAGAGAGATGTCTATGGATGGAGTTCAGCCTCAGCAG CCTTCCCCGGCTGCTGCTATAGAGGGGCTCACCAAGACCAAGAAGATGAAGGTGAAGTGGACTCAGCTGGGCATGGTGTTCTTCCTGTTGCTCTCTCTGGTCATGACAGGATGCTTCCTCTGGCAGTACCAGATCCCAAAGTTACTGCCAA aTGAGAGCATGGGAGGCAATRCCAAATCAGAACGGATGTGCCCACGCTTCCCTGAGCCTCTCCCCCTTGAGCACCCTATCCCTACTCTGAAAGAGGCACTGGAAAAG GTGGACACACTGCTGCGCCAAATCATCAATCCTACTAGTCTTCCCTCTTTGTCGGCCATTGTGATTTTCAACAACACCGTTCTGTGGACTGGTAACTTTGGCAAGAGGAACAGAAGTGACCCACTCTCAGCTCCTCCCAATGAGTACACCATATACAG GATTGCCAGCCTTTCCAAGATCTTCCCAACGCTGATGCTATACAGGCTGTGGGATGATGGGAAGATAACCTCTCTGGATGACCCTCTGGAGAAATATGTGGATAACTTCACCATTAAAAACCCTCTGGGCAAGTCACGGGACTCTGAGCTCAAGTACGTGACAGACGGTCTGATCTTCCTGGATAGTGGAGAGGTTCAGATCCGTTCCTCCTCTGTCACTCTGCGCAGGATGGCCAGCCAGCTCTCAG GTCTACCCAGAAGACTAAGAGCCACTAACCTGCTGTGGAAGGGGAAAACACAGGCTGCAGTGAATCTGCTGCAAGATGATGTCCTTGTTGCAGACCCTGGCACCAA ATGCCATTACAGTAACCTAGCCTTCTCCTTACTGGCCCACGTCATGGCTGAGAAGGTGGTGGGCCTGGACTACCAGCGCTGGATCAATGATAACATCCTGGACCGGCTGGGGATGGAGGACACAGGCTTCGACATCACCCCAGGGATCCAAAGCCAGATGGCTGTGGGCGTCTACTCCAGTGGCCAGCCAGCCCCTCTGTATGACCTGGGCTGGTACCGCCCCTCAGGCCAGATGTTCTCCACTGCCGCTGACCTTGCCAAGCTGGCCATGATGCTGCTGGGGGCCTACCACCGCAAGCTCCTGGAGCCCGACACCCTGAAGATCATGCTGACCCCGCTGTACCGCTGTGATAAGGACTACTTTGCCAACCGCACCGGCACGCCTTGGGAGGTGAATGAGCAGCTGGGCTACGAGGTGCTGCGTAAAGACGGAGACCTGGATGGCTACTCAGCCACCTTCTCACTGGTGCCCAGGCTCAAGCTGGGCMTGGTGGTGCTGATGGCTGGCACCAGACCTCAGAACCAGGAGGTGGTGGCCAAGGCTTACAGTCTCATCATACCCGCCATGGAGAGGGTGTTCCgggaggccaaaaagatcctcatCCCTCCCCCTAATCCAGACCCTTACATAGGCTTCTTCACTTATGGAAACATCACCTTCTATGAGATCAAAGCTGGGGCAGACGGTGTTCTGATCATGCAGCAGTTTGGTCCCCAGATTGAGGACCTGATCCCAGAGAGATATCGGACAATCAAGCTGAACTACCTGGTAGACAGGGTGTTCAGGGTGGTGTTTGAGAAGGAGTACCCCTGTGTTTTGCGGGTCAGCACCGCCTCAGTCTCCCTTGAGGCCCAAGATGGGCAGCTCTTTAACTTTTATGTGTTTGACAAGCGTGGTCTGTCCCCTGGCTTCGATGCACCAGGACTGAATACATACAATGTGATCCGGATAGCCCGTAGGCCGACTTTCTCAAACTAA